The DNA segment AACATTATGGGCTAAAAGGCACTTTGGTTGTATTAATAAGTGTGGCTTTAATGATTACTGCAACCGACCAATTAGCCAATTTATTTAAATATGGAATAAAACGTCCACGTCCATGTCAAGTAGAGACCTTGCGTGAAACCATGCGTTATGTAGCAGTGCGCTGTGGCCGCTATGGATATTTTTCTGCCCACGCTGCCAGTTCGATGGCTGCAGCTGTATTTTTAAGCTTATTATTAAAAAAATGGTATAGGTATCTGCCCTTTCTTTTATTATTTTGGGCTGCTGTAGTTGCATACAGCCGTATTTATTTAGGCGTTCACTATCCTTTGGATATTGTTACCGGAATGTTTTTTGGAGGCCTAATAGGGCTGTTATTCTATAAATTACAGCTTTGGGGACAACGGAGGTTTGTGAAAAATTAGATTTAAGTAGATTCATAACGAAGGCCACTGAGTGAATAGTTCAGAATGGAAAACAAATGCTGAAATGTAGGATACTGAGTGAATAGTTAAGAATGCAATTCTTAACTATTTGTATCGAAGTACCGAAGTGTTACTTTTTCACCAAATACAAATCCCTATACAAACGATCACGGTGCGTACGACTGCCAGGGGCATTAGGATTCATATCGTAACGTGTTACTTTTTCTATGGAATAACCCTCAAATTGTTTTCTGAAATATTCTTTATCCGGTTCTGCAACGAGCACGCCAAAAGTAGCTTCATTAGGTGTTTTAAAGCGCTCGTCTTTTTTGAGTACTTCAATAGGTTGTCCGTATTCCCAAATCATTTCAGGAGTAAAGTACGTGAGTTCGTAGACGTTTAAATTGGTTTTCTGCTGCCAATCATTCAATTTAGCCAAACTTTTATATTCTGGATTAATCGTCAATGTTTTGGCGAGCGGCATTCCAAAACAGATAATGGAAGCAATAAAAGCAATGGTTAAATAGAAAACCGGTTTTATTTTTTTCTGAATTAATTTTTTAATTATAAAAACTCCAATTGCAATTAAAACAATGGAAAGTACAATGTACCAACCCCAATTTCCAGAAAGTGCTTCCGAACCTAAAAATAAATAACCACCTATTGGGAAAATAAGACCGATAGTAGCGATCAATCCGAAGTTAAAATACACAGGAATGGTTTCTCGTTTATCTTTTAATTCAGAAAACCTTCGAAAGAGATATTCAATATAAAAACCCGTATTCAAAGCCAATGGAATCAGCACTGGAAGTAAATAGCGTGATTTCTTTTCAGGAATAATTGAAAGCAATACAACCGAAACCATCGTCCACAAAAACGTAAATAAATACGCCTTTTTATTGAATACTCGATTTTTTAAATATGGAAAGAGCAAGCCAACAAAAGCAGGAATCGTCCAAACGCCGCTTTGTGTAAAAAAACTCCAATAGTAATAAAAAGGACGCACATTATAGCTGGTCCAATTTGAGGTTTCTTTTTTGGTAATGGCAGCAACATCTTGCGTATCAAAAGTGAAGGTGTACCAATGCCACCAACCTGAAACAAGTAGTGCGACTACTAAAAAGACAAGCAACGGCAGTATTCTAGATTTAAAGTTATGGTATTTGTAAACAATTCCGAAGGAAATTAAGAAGGGTAATAACAGTGCATACAAAGAAACAGGTCCTTTACTCATAAACGAAAACCCAAAAAAGAGGGCAGCGATTAACGCGTGTTGGTATTTTTTTTCTTCCGAAGTAAAAAAGAGGTATAATTGGTAAATGCAGACCATCATAAACCCGTGGGTAAAAATATCCCATTGGCCATTTCGCCCGGCAAAGACAATGTAAAAAGATGTCGCCATAATCAAGGATGATACAAAAGCGTATGTCCTGCTACGGGTAAATTTTAAAGCTAGTTTATAAGAAAATATAATTAAAACAACTGTAATTAAAGCAGCAGGAAGTCGAAGAGCGGTCAAGCTTTTTAATCCAAAAGTAGCTGCTGATAACGCTGTAAGCCAGGTGGGCAAGGGTGGTTTTTGGTATCGTGGTTCGCCATTTAATGTGGTAAGTAGCCAATTGCCATCGTGTAACATTTCACGAGCGGTTGTGAAATTTCGAGCTTCCATAATGTTCACGAAGATAGCATCGAGATTTACAAAGAATATTGCAATGCAAACTAGTATTAGTATCGTGATATGTATTTTTTTAACCTTCAAATCGACGTTGTTTTTTCCAGATAAATATATTTCGAATGTAAATTACCAATCCAGCAATATGACCAATAAACAATACGGGATCTTCTCTAAAAATTGCATAAGTTAATATCAATGAAGCCCCGACAACACTCATTCGCCAAAACCCGACGGGTAGTTGAGAGGTTTTGGTTTTTTCAGAATACAGCCATTGATAAACAAAACGCAATGTGAAAATCAATTGCGAAAATATTCCCAATAATAATAACCAGAGAGGGATATCTTCGTTGTTAAATAATTGATTAATATCATATTCGCCGTTGTTATAAGCATAAACAACGATAAAAATTGGGAAGGCGAGCAAAAATAATTGAAACCATTTAGGTGATTTCTGCCATTCACCTTGTAAATGAAGGTTTCGTATGTAAATAAAATACGTGAGCGATTGTCCTAACATAATGGCAAAATCGTCACGTAAATAGCCATAAACAAATAGTAAAAAGGAGGCCAGTAAACTCAATTTCCAGAATAGGGAAGGGGTAATAACGCGTTTACTTTTTTCTGAAAGAATCCATTGCACCAACAACCGACCCGAAAAAAGAGCTTGTGCTAAAAAGCCAATGCCATAAATAAGCCAATTGCTCATCCTTTGCTTTTTACTTGGTAATTAATGTACTTTTTTTTCATCCATAAATAGGCAAAACAATCCATTAAAGGGCCTATAAGTCGGTTCCAAACACCAAACTTGGCCGTTCCTGCCATTCTAGGAAAATGCTGTACTGGTATTTGTATAATTTTTCCATTTTGTAATAAAATCATAGCCGGTAAAAAACGATGTAACCCTTCGAACATAGGGATGCGTTTTGCATAATCGGTTTTAATTACTTTAAGGGGGCAGCCTGTATCATCCATTCCATCGTGAGTAAAAGTACGCCGAATGCCATTGGCAATTTTTGAAGACATATTTTTTACAAACGTATCCTTTCTATCGGCTCGAACGCCGGTAACTAAATCATATTCACCAATATGTTGTAATAGTAGGTTAAAATCTTCCGGTGCAGTCTGTAAATCAGAGTCAATATATCCCAAAAGTGGTGTTTCTACATAGTCAAATCCAGCTTTAATGGCAGCGCTTAAGCCACGATTCTCTTTAAATGAAATGTAGTTGAACGCTTCATTTTTGCTGCAAATGGTCTCTATTAATTCTTGACTGTTGTCCGAAGATCCATCGTTAACCAATAAAACAGCCGTTTTTTTAGTAGCTATTTTAATGTAAGCAAGTAGTTCTTTTTCTACCCGTTCCAGATTGTCTTCTTCATTGTAAACAGGGACAATTATGGTAAATTGGTACATATAGGATTACAAATTTGTTTGTGCAAAAGTATTTCTTTTTTAATGAATAATTCAGAAACATAAAAAAAGCTGTTACTTTGTACTTTGAAAAATGCAATATGAAGATACTCGTTACAGGCGCAGCAGGGTTTATAGGGTCACATACTTCGGAACGATTAGCTAACATGGGACACCACGTAATTGGGATTGATAACTTCTCTCCTTATTATAACATTGAGTTGAAAGAGCTTAATGCTAAAACTCTTTCGGAAAAAGGTGTCGAGATACTACGATTCGACCTTCGTACCGATAATTTGGTTGAAGTCCTTCCTGAGGATTTAGACTATATTTTTCATTTTTCCGCACATCCGGGTATTTCGAATACTTCGACTTTTGAAGATTATTTCTCAAACAACATCCTTGCGACTAAAAACCTGATCGATTTTGTTCTTCAGTGTAAAAAGCCACCTTTTATTATAAATATTGGTACGTCTTCTATTTATGGACTAGAGGCTACTTTTCCAGAACATGTTGCCCCTAAACCTGCTTCGTGGTACGGAGTAACCAAACTAGCTGCAGAGCAATTGGTCTTGGCAAAATCACGCGAGGGGAAATTACAGTCTACTTCCATGCGCTTGTATTCGGTGTATGGACCACGCGAACGTCCAGATAAATTGTATACGCGATTAATTGACTGTGGACTCAACAATAAGCCGTTTCCGTTGTATAACGGCAGTGAAATACACCTACGGAGTTTTACGTATGTACAAGACATTGTAGATGGTATTGTGAGTATTATTGGTAAAGAAAATATAGCAAATGGTGAGATTTTTAACTTAGGTACCGAAGAAGAAAGCACAACCGCTATTGGAATAGAAACAGTTGAAACGTTGCTAGATACTAAGATAGAAATTTCGGCTAAACCGCCACGTGCTGGGGATCAATCGCGTACCAAAGCGAATATAGATAAGGCCAGAAAATTATTAGATTATAATCCTACTACAACCTTAGAAGAAGGGTTAAAAGCACAAATAACCTGGTTTAGAGAAAGTTTTATTAAAAAATAAACTCACTCATTCAACTCCAATAAATATGTTGCCGCCTCAAACGGTGAAGTTTTATTCGCTTTAATAAGCTTTAATTGAACTTCCAATGCTTTTTTTACTTTCGGGTTGTTATAGAAATCACGTTTTAAGGTATTTTCTATAGTCTGCAATAACCAAAATTTGTTTTGCTCTGTGCGTTTATGCTGAAAGTATTCATTGTCTTTTGTTTCAGAAATATACGTTTCAATTAATTCCCAAACAGCATCAATTCCTTGATTTTCAAGTGCAGAACAAGTGAGTGTTTTTGGTGTCCAACCACTTTCTTTAGGTGGGTAGAGGTGAAGCGCACGATTAAACTCATTTTTAGCCATCTTGGCCGCTTTCAAATTTTCGCCGTCTGCTTTATTAATCACGATGGCATCGGCCATTTCCATGATCCCGCGTTTTATACCTTGTAATTCGTCTCCGGCACCAGCTAGCTTTAACAATAAAAAGAAATCGGTCATAGAATGGACAGCAGTTTCACTTTGACCTACACCCACGGTTTCAATAATAATAATATTATAGCCAGCTGCTTCACATAAAATAATGGCTTCTCGTGTTTTCTGTGCTACACCACCCAACGAGTCGCCACTGGCTGAGGGTCTTATAAATGCATTGGGGTCCTTTACCAATTCTTCCATTCGGGTTTTATCGCCTAAAATACTGCCTTTGCTCAATGTGCTACTAGGATCTACCGTGAGCACGGCTACTTTGTTCTTTTTTGAAGTCAGCAGTTTACCAAAACTTTCAATAAAAGTACTTTTTCCTACTCCCGGTACACCGGTCACCCCAATCCGTATTGATTTATTGGCGTGTGGCAAACAGGCTTCAATAATCTTTCGTCCTTGTTGCTGGTGTTTTTCTGCAGTACTCTCTATTCGTGTTAAGGCACGACTTAATTGCGTTTTGTTTCCTGCAAGCAATCCTTCCGTTATTTTTTGAGTAGAAGGAGCTTTGCTTCGATTTTTTTTCAAACGTTCTGCAGCCTTCGGGTTTAATCGCATAGGTTGATCAATTCCTTTTTTTTCTGAAAGCGCTTTGCTATTATTTTGCTTTTCTGCCATTGCTGAAATTTATGACAATTTTATGAATATCGGTTTTAAAAAGCGATGAAACCATAGTATATTGAATATTATTAAATAAAAAAAGCAAAAAATGAAAACATTATACGAAGCTACTTCAGTAGCTAAAGGAGCGAGAAAGGGACACGTTAAAACCGAAGATGGACCAATAGATCTTAACCTATCAGTACCCAAATCAATGGGTGGTGAAGGTGGTGATGGTACCAATCCTGAACAATTATTTGGTTCTGCTTACGCAGCTTGTTTTGGAAGCGCTATAGAAGCCATAGCCGAAAAAAAGGGCGTTGAGGTTGATACCGAAAAAATAAGCGTGACAGCAACAATAGGAATTGGTAAAACCGAAAAAGGTAATTTGCAATTAAAAGCAACTTTAGACTGTTATATTCCGGGAGTAGACGTGGAAACTGGAGAAGATTTGGTAAACCAAGCACATGTAGTTTGTCCATTCTCTAGAGCTACACGAGATAATATTACAGTAACCCTTAACTTGATGTTGGACGAATAAACAACAGAGTAAGTAATACAAAACAAAAAAATCCCTTTTCAAACTGAAAAGGGATTTTTTTGTTTTTAGAATAAAAGATCTAACTAAATAGCTCTCAAAGGGATTACCCTTCCTCTTTCATCGTCATCATCTTCTCTTTTATTATCATTGTTTTTTTTTGAACCTTCATCGCTGCTTTCCTTCTTTTCAGCTGCTTGTTGGGGTTCTGGAACGAAATGGGTTTCTTTATGTTGTTCAGATTGCTTAATGTACCACTGCAATTTTTGCTTTTGCTTTTCTAAAAGACTTAAAATACCATCGGGCAACTCTCTGCGCTCTAATAGTTCATCGTATCTTTTAATATTATTTATATCTCTTGATATACATTGATTTAAAATAACGGTAGCATCAAATTTTTCCAAGGCTTCTTTTATTTCTTGCCAAGTTCGGTCAATATTTCCTTTGTCTGAATCCTCTTTAAGTGGTTCTATACCGCGGGAATGCAGTTCATTGGAAATATCATGACTCATCCGGTTACGTTCGGTAGCCATATAGTTCAAAAACCGTTTTAAATGGGTAGTATGTGCATCTTGAGCAGCATTGTAATAAAGCTTTTCTGCTTCAAAACTAGCAACCAACAAACGATTTAATTTATTAAAGTCAGCGTATTTCTTCTTCATAAACAGTGATTTATACCAAATTTACTATAAAAGCTTTAGTTATGGCTGTAAATTTATATTTAATTTAAGCTAAAATATGTTAAGATTTGCAACACACGTATAAAAGTGTCGTCTTTTAACTGAACAGCAACCAAAAAAACCATCAAGCTTGTCCAATTCATTACTTGTTGAACAATGTAAACAGCACAATCGCAAAGCGCAGTTGGCACTTTATAAAAAATATTGTGATGGTATGTTTATCATAGCACAACGGTATATGAGGGACACGGCAGCGGCAGAAGATGCCATGCAAGAAGCGTTTATAAAAGCGTTTCAAAAACTGGAGCAATTCAAAGGGGACGTCACCTTTGGTGCTTGGTTGAAACGGATTGTGATTAACACTTGTCTAGATATTATCAAAGCTAGAAAGCTAGAAATACAGTCTTTAAACGAGGAGACCTTGCATATTGTTGATGAAGATGACGCATGGCATGTGCCGGACAAGACAACAGTAGAAGAAGTAAAAGCAGCAATTGCAACATTAAATGAAAATCATAAACTCATAGTGAAGTTATATTTATTGGAAGGGTATGATCATCAAGAGATTTCTGAAATCTTAAATATTTCAGAAAGTGCATCTCGAACCAATTTACACCGCGGAAAAATACAATTGCAAAAACAATTAAAACACGTACAAGATGGCACAGGATATTAGGAAGATGTTTGAAAACAGGCCTGAAGAGATTACAAAACCTTCAAAAGGTCACGAAACACGTTTTGAAAAAAAATTAGAAGAGGCATTTGGAGAAACCAAAACAAGAAAACCCCAACCCTCCTCAAACTTTATATGGCTTAAAGTGGCTGCGATTGCTATTGTGCTACTTTCTGTCGGTTTTTTTGGATACCAACAACTTTCTAAAGAAAACCCTATTGAGGTAGTTGAAGCTCCTAAACAAAATACTGAAACTAATACTAATTTGGCAAAAATAACATTGGGCGATCTTTCACCTGAACTTAAAAAAGTAGAAAACTATTACCAGACCGGAATCAATGTACAGTTAGCTTCCCTTAAAATAAAAGGCGATAACAAAGAATTAATCGATGGGTATATGAATCAGTTAAGTAAACTAAACAAAGAATATAAACGTCTTACACTAGATTTAAACGAAGCAGGCCCTAGCGAAGCAACCATCACTGCATTGATCGATAATTTGCAATTACGTTTGGAATTGCTGTTCAAACTTAAAAACAAATTAAAAGAACTAAAAAATCAAAAAGATGAGACCACAAGTATTATTTAAAATAAGTATTACCACAATTATACTATTAATTTCTACTGCAATAACAATTGCACAAGAGCAATACAAAGAAACCTTTAACGTAAAGGATGACGCTACTG comes from the Marixanthomonas ophiurae genome and includes:
- a CDS encoding lipid-A-disaccharide synthase N-terminal domain-containing protein, whose amino-acid sequence is MSNWLIYGIGFLAQALFSGRLLVQWILSEKSKRVITPSLFWKLSLLASFLLFVYGYLRDDFAIMLGQSLTYFIYIRNLHLQGEWQKSPKWFQLFLLAFPIFIVVYAYNNGEYDINQLFNNEDIPLWLLLLGIFSQLIFTLRFVYQWLYSEKTKTSQLPVGFWRMSVVGASLILTYAIFREDPVLFIGHIAGLVIYIRNIFIWKKQRRFEG
- the meaB gene encoding methylmalonyl Co-A mutase-associated GTPase MeaB, coding for MAEKQNNSKALSEKKGIDQPMRLNPKAAERLKKNRSKAPSTQKITEGLLAGNKTQLSRALTRIESTAEKHQQQGRKIIEACLPHANKSIRIGVTGVPGVGKSTFIESFGKLLTSKKNKVAVLTVDPSSTLSKGSILGDKTRMEELVKDPNAFIRPSASGDSLGGVAQKTREAIILCEAAGYNIIIIETVGVGQSETAVHSMTDFFLLLKLAGAGDELQGIKRGIMEMADAIVINKADGENLKAAKMAKNEFNRALHLYPPKESGWTPKTLTCSALENQGIDAVWELIETYISETKDNEYFQHKRTEQNKFWLLQTIENTLKRDFYNNPKVKKALEVQLKLIKANKTSPFEAATYLLELNE
- a CDS encoding phosphatase PAP2 family protein gives rise to the protein MIEELLKYDAEIFLLLNKLGNTSWDGFWLIVTEKWSSIPIYAFLLYLVYKHYGLKGTLVVLISVALMITATDQLANLFKYGIKRPRPCQVETLRETMRYVAVRCGRYGYFSAHAASSMAAAVFLSLLLKKWYRYLPFLLLFWAAVVAYSRIYLGVHYPLDIVTGMFFGGLIGLLFYKLQLWGQRRFVKN
- a CDS encoding organic hydroperoxide resistance protein: MKTLYEATSVAKGARKGHVKTEDGPIDLNLSVPKSMGGEGGDGTNPEQLFGSAYAACFGSAIEAIAEKKGVEVDTEKISVTATIGIGKTEKGNLQLKATLDCYIPGVDVETGEDLVNQAHVVCPFSRATRDNITVTLNLMLDE
- a CDS encoding ArnT family glycosyltransferase, producing MKVKKIHITILILVCIAIFFVNLDAIFVNIMEARNFTTAREMLHDGNWLLTTLNGEPRYQKPPLPTWLTALSAATFGLKSLTALRLPAALITVVLIIFSYKLALKFTRSRTYAFVSSLIMATSFYIVFAGRNGQWDIFTHGFMMVCIYQLYLFFTSEEKKYQHALIAALFFGFSFMSKGPVSLYALLLPFLISFGIVYKYHNFKSRILPLLVFLVVALLVSGWWHWYTFTFDTQDVAAITKKETSNWTSYNVRPFYYYWSFFTQSGVWTIPAFVGLLFPYLKNRVFNKKAYLFTFLWTMVSVVLLSIIPEKKSRYLLPVLIPLALNTGFYIEYLFRRFSELKDKRETIPVYFNFGLIATIGLIFPIGGYLFLGSEALSGNWGWYIVLSIVLIAIGVFIIKKLIQKKIKPVFYLTIAFIASIICFGMPLAKTLTINPEYKSLAKLNDWQQKTNLNVYELTYFTPEMIWEYGQPIEVLKKDERFKTPNEATFGVLVAEPDKEYFRKQFEGYSIEKVTRYDMNPNAPGSRTHRDRLYRDLYLVKK
- a CDS encoding PA2169 family four-helix-bundle protein, which gives rise to MKKKYADFNKLNRLLVASFEAEKLYYNAAQDAHTTHLKRFLNYMATERNRMSHDISNELHSRGIEPLKEDSDKGNIDRTWQEIKEALEKFDATVILNQCISRDINNIKRYDELLERRELPDGILSLLEKQKQKLQWYIKQSEQHKETHFVPEPQQAAEKKESSDEGSKKNNDNKREDDDDERGRVIPLRAI
- a CDS encoding RNA polymerase sigma factor: MSNSLLVEQCKQHNRKAQLALYKKYCDGMFIIAQRYMRDTAAAEDAMQEAFIKAFQKLEQFKGDVTFGAWLKRIVINTCLDIIKARKLEIQSLNEETLHIVDEDDAWHVPDKTTVEEVKAAIATLNENHKLIVKLYLLEGYDHQEISEILNISESASRTNLHRGKIQLQKQLKHVQDGTGY
- a CDS encoding NAD-dependent epimerase/dehydratase family protein, translated to MKILVTGAAGFIGSHTSERLANMGHHVIGIDNFSPYYNIELKELNAKTLSEKGVEILRFDLRTDNLVEVLPEDLDYIFHFSAHPGISNTSTFEDYFSNNILATKNLIDFVLQCKKPPFIINIGTSSIYGLEATFPEHVAPKPASWYGVTKLAAEQLVLAKSREGKLQSTSMRLYSVYGPRERPDKLYTRLIDCGLNNKPFPLYNGSEIHLRSFTYVQDIVDGIVSIIGKENIANGEIFNLGTEEESTTAIGIETVETLLDTKIEISAKPPRAGDQSRTKANIDKARKLLDYNPTTTLEEGLKAQITWFRESFIKK
- a CDS encoding glycosyltransferase family 2 protein — protein: MYQFTIIVPVYNEEDNLERVEKELLAYIKIATKKTAVLLVNDGSSDNSQELIETICSKNEAFNYISFKENRGLSAAIKAGFDYVETPLLGYIDSDLQTAPEDFNLLLQHIGEYDLVTGVRADRKDTFVKNMSSKIANGIRRTFTHDGMDDTGCPLKVIKTDYAKRIPMFEGLHRFLPAMILLQNGKIIQIPVQHFPRMAGTAKFGVWNRLIGPLMDCFAYLWMKKKYINYQVKSKG